The following coding sequences lie in one Lelliottia jeotgali genomic window:
- a CDS encoding UDP-N-acetylglucosamine 1-carboxyvinyltransferase, with amino-acid sequence MDKFRVQGPTRLQGEVTISGAKNAALPILFAALLAEEPVEIQNVPKLKDIDTTMKLLTQLGTKVERNGSVWIDASNVNNFSAPYDLVKTMRASIWALGPLVARFGQGQVSLPGGCAIGARPVDLHIFGLEKLGADIKLEEGYVKASVNGRLKGAHIVMDKVSVGATVTIMSAATLAEGTTVIENAAREPEIVDTANFLVALGAKITGQGTDRITIEGVERLGGGVYRVLPDRIETGTFLVAAAISGGKIVCRNAQPDTLDAVLAKLRDAGADIEVGEDWISLDMHGKRPKAVNVRTAPHPAFPTDMQAQFTLLNLVAEGTGFITETIFENRFMHVPELIRMGAHAEIESNTVICHGVETLSGAQVMATDLRASASLVLAGCIAEGTTTVDRIYHIDRGYERIEDKLRALGANIERVKGE; translated from the coding sequence ATGGACAAATTTCGTGTACAGGGGCCGACGCGTCTCCAGGGCGAAGTCACAATTTCCGGCGCCAAAAACGCCGCGCTGCCGATCCTCTTCGCTGCACTGCTTGCGGAAGAGCCGGTAGAAATTCAGAACGTACCGAAACTGAAAGATATCGATACCACCATGAAGTTGCTCACTCAACTGGGCACCAAAGTGGAACGTAACGGTTCAGTATGGATCGACGCCAGTAACGTTAACAACTTCTCCGCACCGTATGATCTGGTGAAAACCATGCGTGCATCCATCTGGGCGCTTGGCCCGCTGGTGGCACGTTTTGGTCAGGGGCAGGTTTCTCTGCCTGGTGGCTGCGCCATCGGTGCGCGTCCGGTTGATCTGCACATCTTCGGCCTGGAGAAATTGGGCGCGGATATCAAGCTGGAAGAAGGTTACGTGAAAGCCTCCGTCAATGGCCGCCTGAAAGGTGCGCACATTGTGATGGACAAAGTGAGCGTAGGCGCGACCGTCACCATCATGTCAGCAGCAACGCTGGCGGAAGGCACCACGGTTATCGAAAACGCTGCGCGCGAGCCTGAAATCGTCGATACCGCGAATTTCCTCGTAGCGCTGGGTGCGAAGATTACCGGTCAGGGTACCGATCGTATCACCATCGAAGGCGTTGAGCGCCTGGGTGGCGGCGTGTACCGCGTTCTGCCAGACCGTATCGAAACGGGTACCTTCCTGGTCGCAGCGGCTATTTCTGGCGGAAAAATCGTTTGCCGTAATGCACAGCCGGACACGCTGGATGCGGTTCTGGCAAAACTGCGTGATGCCGGTGCTGATATCGAAGTCGGTGAAGACTGGATCAGCCTTGATATGCACGGCAAACGTCCGAAAGCGGTTAACGTGCGTACTGCACCGCACCCGGCTTTCCCGACGGATATGCAGGCACAATTTACGCTGCTGAACCTGGTGGCGGAAGGCACTGGTTTCATCACTGAAACTATTTTCGAAAACCGCTTTATGCACGTACCGGAACTTATCCGTATGGGCGCGCATGCAGAAATCGAAAGCAACACGGTCATTTGCCACGGCGTGGAAACACTGTCTGGTGCGCAGGTGATGGCAACAGATCTGCGCGCATCGGCGAGTCTGGTGCTGGCGGGTTGTATTGCGGAAGGCACAACGACTGTGGATCGTATCTATCACATCGATCGTGGCTATGAGCGTATTGAAGATAAACTGCGTGCGCTGGGTGCAAACATCGAGCGTGTGAAGGGCGAGTAA
- a CDS encoding YrbA protein, whose product MENHEIQTVLMNALSLKEVHVTGDGSHFQVIAVGEIFDGMSRVKKQQAVYAPLMEYIADNRIHALSIKAYTPQEWERDRKLNGF is encoded by the coding sequence ATGGAAAATCATGAAATCCAGACAGTGCTGATGAACGCACTCTCCCTTAAGGAAGTCCACGTCACTGGCGATGGCAGTCACTTTCAGGTTATTGCTGTGGGTGAGATATTCGACGGCATGAGCCGTGTGAAGAAACAGCAGGCTGTCTACGCGCCGCTGATGGAATACATTGCGGATAACCGCATCCATGCTCTGTCGATCAAAGCCTATACCCCGCAAGAGTGGGAACGCGATCGCAAGTTAAACGGTTTTTGA
- a CDS encoding putative ABC transporter, auxiliary component YrbC, translating into MIKRLLMVAMLVIAPLTAATAADLSNPYKQMDEAAQKTFDRLKNEQPKIRANPDYLREVVDQELLPYVQVKYAGALVLGRYYKDATPAQRDAYFAAFREYLKQAYGQALAMYHGQTYQIAPEQPLGDATIVPIRVTIIDPNGRPPVRLDFQWRKNTQTGNWQAYDMIAEGVSMITTKQNEWSDLLRTKGIDGLTAQLKSISSQKISLDEKK; encoded by the coding sequence ATGATTAAACGACTGTTAATGGTTGCCATGCTGGTGATTGCCCCATTGACCGCAGCGACCGCAGCGGATCTGAGCAACCCCTACAAACAGATGGACGAAGCGGCGCAAAAAACCTTCGATCGCCTGAAAAACGAACAGCCTAAAATCCGTGCAAACCCGGATTATCTGCGTGAAGTGGTTGATCAGGAACTGCTGCCGTATGTGCAGGTGAAATACGCCGGTGCACTGGTGCTGGGCCGTTACTACAAAGATGCGACTCCTGCACAGCGTGACGCTTACTTTGCTGCATTCCGTGAATACCTGAAACAAGCTTACGGCCAGGCGCTGGCGATGTACCACGGTCAGACGTATCAGATTGCCCCGGAACAGCCGTTGGGCGACGCGACTATCGTGCCAATCCGTGTGACGATTATCGATCCGAATGGCCGTCCGCCGGTTCGCCTGGATTTCCAGTGGCGTAAAAACACCCAAACGGGCAACTGGCAGGCGTATGACATGATCGCTGAAGGGGTGAGCATGATCACCACCAAGCAGAACGAGTGGAGCGATCTGCTGCGTACCAAAGGCATTGATGGCCTGACCGCGCAGTTGAAATCAATCTCCAGCCAGAAAATTTCTCTGGATGAGAAAAAGTAA